The Solanum stenotomum isolate F172 unplaced genomic scaffold, ASM1918654v1 scaffold17506, whole genome shotgun sequence genome has a window encoding:
- the LOC125850472 gene encoding uncharacterized protein LOC125850472: MSPRRVVSGRPGRINVKEKGVPNALEVQLQEEVTKVEFCEAIRMLSQVATYQVKQRDNRQEVTDISRIRELLRINPPSFTGSSVTEDPENFIEELKRLFDVIRVANEERVKLAVYQMKSVTRIWFDKWKKNRVEHAPVVSWAVFESALMGRFFPLEKDKPKKREEFKNKRAKTSGNQFRQQKSNAKRSFSQQKQKGPAPPSASEPAPRNKFAPPGRAAPGGANSSTGG, translated from the exons ATGTCTCCACGAAGAGTAGTCAGTGGTCGTCCTGGTAGGATAAATGTCAAGGAaaaaggggtacctaatgcactaGAAGTGCAACTCCAAGAAGAGGTCACCAAGGTTGAATTCTGCGAAGCTATCCggatgttaagtcaagttgCGACCTATCAAGTTAAACAAAGAGATAATCGACAGGAAGTGACTGATatttcaaggattcgtgagctTTTAAGGATAAACCCACCAAGCTTCAccggttcaagtgtcactgaggatccgGAGAACTTCATTGAAGAGCTGAAAAGGTTATTTGATGTGATCCGTGTTGCTAATGAAGAGAGGGTCAAACTAGCTGTATACCAAATGAAGAGTGTCACTAGAATCTGGTTCGacaaatggaaaaagaatagggTTGAGCATGCGCCAGTAGTGAGTTGGGCTGTGTTTGAGAGTGCTctcatggggcgtttctttcccc TTGAGAAGGATAAGCcgaaaaaaagagaagagtttaagaataagagggctaagacatcagggaacCAGTTCaggcagcaaaagagtaatgccAAGCGGTCTTTCTCccaacagaaacagaagggGCCTGCTCCACCATCTGCTAGTGAACCTGCACCtaggaacaaat ttgcccCACCAGGCAGGGCTGCACCTGGAGGAGCTAATTCCAGTACTGGCGGATGA